The following coding sequences are from one Dermacentor silvarum isolate Dsil-2018 chromosome 4, BIME_Dsil_1.4, whole genome shotgun sequence window:
- the LOC125944734 gene encoding zinc finger protein 740-like, whose amino-acid sequence MALSLLHLLLLSPCLFSLISCLAFTVFIGVCFTGNGGAVNRVLPTQEFPFYSVPSLNDLLTGANNEHSLSSSTGPNSTPVTVASTQQASMALAQPRKEFACTICGRKFSLMCNLNRHNLVHTGVRNFGCELCGQRFVLRQHLKKHLMWHARECP is encoded by the exons ATGGCCTTGTCCTTGCTACATCTTTTGCTGCTGTCACCTTGCTTGTTTTCTCTCATATCTTGTCTCGCATTCACTGTATTCATTGGTGTGTGTTTTACAGGAAATGGAGGGGCAGTCAATCGTGTTTTGCCCACACAAGAGTTTCCATTTTACAGCG TCCCTTCTCTCAACGACCTCCTGACTGGTGCCAACAATGAGCACTCCCTGTCATCATCGACAGGCCCGAATTCCACACCTGTCACAGTCGCAAGCACACAGCAGGCGTCAATGGCACTGGCACAGCCACGAAAGGAATTTGCCTGCACCATCTGTGGCCGCAAGTTCAGCCTCATGTGCAATCTGAACCGGCACAATCTGGTGCACACAGGCGTGCGCAACTTCGGCTGCGAGCTGTGCGGACAGCGATTTGTGTTGCGACAGCACCTCAAGAAGCACCTCATGTGGCATGCCAGGGAGTGCCCGTGA
- the LOC119448746 gene encoding oocyte zinc finger protein XlCOF15, with translation MLGHCFYDFKVALSLLHILLLSPCLFSLISCLVFTVFIGVYFTGNGGAVNRALPKQEFPFYSVPSLDYFLTGANSEQSLSSSTGLNSTPVTDVIVASTLQSSMALAQPPKEFACTICGRKFSLKCNLNRHNLVHTGVRNYGCEVCGQRFVLRQHLKKHLTRHAKECS, from the exons ATGCTTGGA CACTGCTTTTATGACTTTAAGGTGGCCTTGTCCTTGCTACATATTTTGCTGCTGTCACCTTGCTTGTTCTCTCTCATATCTTGTCTCGTGTTCACTGTATTCATTGGTGTGTATTTTACAGGAAATGGAGGGGCAGTCAATCGAGCTTTGCCCAAGCAAGAGTTTCCATTTTACAGCG TCCCTTCTCTCGACTACTTCCTGACTGGTGCCAACAGCGAGCAGTCCTTGTCATCATCGACAGGCCTGAATTCCACACCTGTCACAGATGTCATAGTCGCAAGCACACTGCAGTCGTCAATGGCACTGGCACAGCCACCAAAGGAATTTGCCTGCACCATCTGTGGCCGCAAGTTCAGCCTCAAGTGCAATCTGAACCGGCACAATCTGGTGCACACAGgcgtgcgcaactacggctgcGAGGTGTGCGGACAGCGATTTGTGTTGCGACAGCACCTCAAGAAGCACCTCACGAGGCACGCCAAGGAGTGCTCGTGA